The genomic window acacatacacacagtgcgTGTGAGGAAGAGGGTGTGTCCACGAATCTCAAGAGAGTTAGCCaggggacacacaccacacacacacaccacagaacaaGAGAAGGGTTGTTGCTGTtagcatgacacacacaacacatacatccATGCATGAATGCACATACCAAGTGCGCAAACACTAAGAGAAAAGTGcaagtatatatacacacacacacacacttcatcagaCCCAATTTAGAAAGTCAATTTGGGATCAGGAGACCAATTATCTTAATTATTTTTGTTTCCCTCAAtcccccctctactctctcATCCACTTGTTTCCTCATCATACTCCGGTTTTAGCTGTGTTTGCATCTGTGCGTATTTTGGTGCTTGCGTTGCGCAACACTAAATTACCCCTCAACTTTGGAAAGAACTTAGGAGGCCTGCACTGCAGTATACTGGGGGTGCGAGCAGCCTGAAACGGCAACGCGCAGTATAGGCTACTCTTGAATTCACCGCTCGTTTTTAGGTTATTTTctgtccttttttctttctcatttaATTCATAATGACAAATAACTATTTAGTTGTTATTTATTTAACGGGTGCTGATATTGTGTCTTAGAGGGATGGCAGTGGTTTCAGAGTTTTACATTTAATTACAAATAAACGCCTTTCCAATGAGAAACGGAAGCCTGGCTCTGTAGGCTCCATAGTTGAGTCCTTGCTGTCGAACCGATCCCTCCCAGATGACAGCTTCGCCTCTACGGTTCGTCAGTTCCCGCTTGAGGagataatcatcatcatcattacttTCACCTGGCGCACGCCCCTCAACAATTACCGTACAGCTCCACGCGCATCTGATCAGAGTAGCGCAGGTGGCGCGCTTCAATCCCGCTCGAGGAGAGACACTTTGAAGACAGAGCTGAACAAACTACTCATTTGTACCTTGTCTTCCGCCTCCTTTCAGTACTTGAGAGCACGAGCCTCAACTGTCCGAATTTATCTGTAATCAGAATATTATAAAACGGATTTTAAGATTAGTCCGCTGTTTCTAAACAGCTTGAAGTCTGTTATCTTGGTAAGCTTACACGCTATCTTGTTAGCGGCAGAGGAGTCATGCGTTTCTGTTATCTTCATTAAGGAGTTTATATGGAAAACTGAGGTATAGAACCGGGTTCGCGGGATTTACTTCAAATGAAAGACTGCAGAAATCCACTTATGGATCACACCATTAAAGTATGACCATACAATATGTAATGTCGTGAGATTTATAGGCTGCTGGATGGATCTTGcataaggagagggagaaacaactTGACGAGATGAAGGATGACAATTCACATGCATGTAGACACTGACTCAGTATGAACCAGATTTTAAATACCAATGGAAATATTTGAAACGTACCACACCAGTCAATAAGGAAATAgatttaaaacaaaaacaaatctacatatatatttatattttatttatatttcatttcTGGGAGGATATCTTGTTATACACCAAATATCCCATTGGCAGTTAAGCGCATTCAAATGTGTTCATAAAGCCAGAAACAGTGACTTGGTtggacaaacacaaatacaaaataaagataaaaacacaaaataatgaACCGCATGTATATaacatacaaaacacaataaTCCCTACTCAGTAGGTAACTTCACCATTTCAATTGAAGGTGTGgatatttacatttttcagttttacaaaaatataataatctctctcccttttttttgcTTACATTCTAAATGAAATGAAGcagtgctctcctctctctcgttctctttctctctctccaatttcCTTCTGCTTCTGAAACAAATATATCCCTTCTAACCCTTAAGGCGAGACGCAGCGCATCCTCTGCGTAGCGCTCGCTCTCAGCTTCAGCAGCGCGTCACAAAAGGCACCAGAAACAGGATCGACttgtcttgtttttgtttttttgtagtttttttttcttttctattaATTCTACATAACAGAGGAAAATGTCACatgtgagaaagagataaagtACCAGTGAATGATATTTACAAAATCATAAGAAACCAACATCACTCTTACTCATGCTTGTTGAATACTTAAGTGCTTTTTTTTGTCAAACAAAGTCAGAACATCACCACGGCATCTTCACTACGTCGTTATAAGAAAAGCGTTTTAGAAATGATGGCCCTGCTCACTGAAAATAATACAATGCAAATAAGTTTTCACATCAATGGTACCCCCAAAAATTATTAAATTAGGAAACATGGCACACATGTACTTTATACACATACAGCTGCTAATGTAAATCATTCAATGTTTCTTCAACTGGGATTAACTGCAACAGAGGGTGAGTGTGCCTTGGCACTGAAACTAGACTGGCAATGTTtgctgtttgcgtgtgtttgtcaggttgtgtgtgtgtacgatagTATTGTATGGCAGAGACCTGTCATGCCTGTTTCTACTCTCCGACTTTCTCCAAGTTCTCTGATGTTCCCTCATCTAAAGTAGCTGCGTTTGTttttcagagagagaaaaagaaggagaaaaaaCTCCCTTTGTGTCCTCTATTGTCTGTGCCCCGTCCCTGACGtgtttcatttctctctctgtctcgcttctTCCAACAAATTCTGACTTGCTGAACACTGCGTGGAAGCAGAGGAGGCAGAAAAGTGCCTCAGAATCAAGTCTTTTGATTCTGACTTCGCCCTTTCAACCGGCCGAGagaacagaggggagggaggagagatctaTAAACAAagtcttgtctctctccatgaccctgtctctctgagtgcctgtctctctggctcaGCAGATCTCGATGGTTCGCGGGGAGAGTGTGCTCTGCATGTCTGAGAGCGGGGTGGGGACCGGGGAACTGTAGATGTTGGAGGccacggaggaggagaaggaggaggccacCTGAGACTGGAAGGAGCTCGACATAGAGACGGAGGGGTAGGTGGTggcgatggagggagaggggtaggagGTGTGGACTGGAGAAGAGTAGCAGGAGGTGACCGGGGAGGGGTAagaggagaccggagaggggtaggaggtgatgggggaagggtaggaggaggagacgggggaGGAGACGGACACGGGCGCCACGGAGACCACCACGGCGCAACCGGAGGCGACTCCCTTCTCCGCCTTCTTGTCCTTCTGCCTAAGGTGGATCTTGGTGTGCCTCTTCCTCTCGTCGCTGCGGGCGAACTTGCGTCCACAGATCTCGCAGGCGAAAGGCTTCTCGCCGGTGTGCGTGCGGATGTGCGTGGTCAGGTGGTCGCTGCGGCTGAAGTTGCGCATGCAGATGCGGCACTGGAACGGCTTCTGGCCCGTGTGGATGCGGATGTGACGCGTCAGCTCGTCGGAGCGCGAGAAGCGCCGGTCGCACGTCTCCACGGGGCAGGCGTACGGGCGCTCGTGGGGAGGCGTCTTGCTGGGCCGCGTGGGGTATTTACGCATGCGGCTGGGCTTGATGAGTTGGGACTGGTACACGCTCTTCAGGTCCTGGGAGCCGGTCTGCGTGGCAAAAGCCTTGATGGTGGAGAGCGGCGTGAGGGACGGCTGGCCCGACTGGCTCTGGAAGGGCTTCTGGTCGGGTGCCACCAGGCTCACCTCGCCCTGCTGCTGGGGGAACAGGTAGTCTGGGATCATGGGCACCGGGAAGCTGGAGCTGCAGGTCTTGCCGTTGGGGTAGGCGGGAGGGGGGTACTGGAGAGAGCCCCCGGCAGGGCTGGGGAAGCCCTGGCCTTGGTCTGGGAAGAggtcaggggtggaggaggagtaggtgGGGGCGGCAGAGTAGATGGGGTTGGGCTCACTGTGGTGCACGGAGCAGCTctgggacgaggaggaggacgggggggagggaggaggaggaggaggaggtggagatcgTCTGCGATGAGGAAGAGGCGGAAGAGGCAGAGCTGGAAGAGGGGGGGTTGATGCCGACCAATCCGCTGACCAGGCTGAAGAGGGGCTCCGCCCACAGGCTGTTGCTGCAGTTCGTGGCAGGTTCGAGGGTGAAGCGTCCGGTgtaggacaggggagggagccTCTGGGTGGAGTAGGTCTGTTCAGCCATAGACTTCTC from Osmerus mordax isolate fOsmMor3 chromosome 12, fOsmMor3.pri, whole genome shotgun sequence includes these protein-coding regions:
- the egr1 gene encoding LOW QUALITY PROTEIN: early growth response protein 1 (The sequence of the model RefSeq protein was modified relative to this genomic sequence to represent the inferred CDS: inserted 2 bases in 1 codon) gives rise to the protein MAAAKTEMLLPALQISDPLSFPHSPMDNYPKLEEMMMLSSAGTPFLTASAPEGAGFGSGEPGEQYDHLAGDTLPEISLNCEKSMAEQTYSTQRLPPLSYTGRFTLEPATNCSNSLWAEPLFSLVSGLVGINPPSSSSASSASSSSQTISTSSSSSSXSPPSSSSSQSCSVHHSEPNPIYSAAPTYSSSTPDLFPDQGQGFPSPAGGSLQYPPPAYPNGKTCSSSFPVPMIPDYLFPQQQGEVSLVAPDQKPFQSQSGQPSLTPLSTIKAFATQTGSQDLKSVYQSQLIKPSRMRKYPTRPSKTPPHERPYACPVETCDRRFSRSDELTRHIRIHTGQKPFQCRICMRNFSRSDHLTTHIRTHTGEKPFACEICGRKFARSDERKRHTKIHLRQKDKKAEKGVASGCAVVVSVAPVSVSSPVSSSYPSPITSYPSPVSSYPSPVTSCYSSPVHTSYPSPSIATTYPSVSMSSSFQSQVASSFSSSVASNIYSSPVPTPLSDMQSTLSPRTIEIC